In Prochlorococcus marinus XMU1406, the genomic stretch TATCTCTCAAATCTTGCGATGTCTTTTTGAGTAGTTGCAGAATTTGCTCTCTCAATGAATTTAGGATTTTCAGAGCATTTTGTGAGGGCTGAAGCTGTATATTCTGTGCTAGCTCTATCTTCGTTTAAGGCAGGCCCATTGGCAGCTAGAGCAATTGGAGTAATTCCGAGGAACAGAAAAACTGAGGTTATGATTGAAAAAAAGAATTTCATAGGTTGCAATCTTTAATTCCTTATAGTGTGATAAGTAAGAAATTAATATTAAAATAGAACAAGTTGAATCAAATATGCACAAAGTTTTAGCTATTGAAACAAGTTGTGATGAGACATCTGTCTCAATAGTTTCTAATACTGGGGATACTTTCAGAATACATTCAAATATAATTGCCTCTCAAATTGAAGATCATTCAAAATGGGGAGGAGTTGTGCCTGAACTAGCAGCTAGAAAGCATTTAGAGTTATTACCTTTTGTTTTAGATAAGGCTTTAGAAGAATCAAAAATCAAAATTGAGGAAGTCGATTATATTGCATCAACTGTAGCTCCTGGATTAGTTGGTTGTTTACGAGTTGGCTCTATAACTGCAAGATCACTTTGCATGTTACATTCAAAACCATTTTTGGGAATTCATCATTTGGAGGGACATTTGTCTTCAATTCTATTTTCAGAAAACTATCCAAAGAAATCTTTTCTTACATTACTTGTTAGCGGCGGGCATACTGAATTGATCAAGGTTGACGATAGAATGGGAATGCAAAGACTTGGGAAAAGTTTTGATGATGCTGCTGGAGAAGCCTTTGATAAGGTTGGCAGACTATTAGGCCTTAGTTATCCAGGAGGTCCGGCAATTGAAAAGATTGCTAAAAATGGGGACCCAATGAAATTCAATTTACCAAAATGTAGGATTTCTGATAAAAAAGGTGGATTTCTTAAATACGATTTCTCTTTTAGTGGTCTTAAAACTGCTGTATTAAGATTAGTTGAGAAAATAAATTTAGATGGGAAGGCCGTTCCAGTTCCTGACATTGCTGCCAGTTTTGAGAGAGTAGTCGCAGAGGTTTTGGTAGAGAGAACTATAAGATGTGCAAAAGATCATTGCTTGGATAATATTGTTGTTGTTGGAGGAGTTGCCGCTAATAATACATTAAGAAAGATGATGATTAGTGAAGCTAGTAAAAAATCTATTAAAGTTCATTTAGCCCCCCTTAATCTTTGTACCGATAATGCGGCGATGATTGGAGCAGCGGCTTTGTTCAGAATCAAATTTAAGGATCATTTAAGTTCACTTAAATTAGGTGTCGCAGGAAGACTATCAATTGAACAAACAAATACCCTTTACGAAGAAAATCCTCCTTTTTAACTTCAATGAACAAACAACCTAAAATCGAGATTAAAGAAACAAAAAACTTCGTGGACAAAAATGAACTAAATTTATGGAAAAGAGGTTTTACCCCTCAAGCTGAGATATGGAATGGAAGGATGGCGACTGTTGGTATAGGAGTAATTTTTATTATTCTTGCTTTAATAAGTCAATTTTCTTAATAGAAATCAAATTTCTTTTAATTAAAAGTAGTTTTGAGAGATTTGATTGGATTCAGTTTTATTCAGCATATTAATTAAATTAAAAAGTTATTGTATTTAATGGACTTGAGATAAGATTATTGATTTAATCAAAATAATTAATATTTTTATTATTTATAATTTTATATGACGCCTGAAAGGCTCGGATTACTTTGGGGAATAACTGTATTTGCAGGTGCTTGTGCTCGATTATTTTCTTCTTTTACAGGATTCCCAAGTGTTGTTATTTTATTGCTTTCTGGATTATTCATTGGAAGATCAGGTTTAGGACTAGTTGAGCCTTTAGATCTCGGGCAAGGGCTTGAAACTATTGTGGGGCTTTTAGTCTGTTTGGTTCTATTTGAAGGGGGACTAAATTTAAAACTGCCTGAGGGGAATATAAGAAATACTGTTTTGAAAATTTCATTAGTAAGACTTTTTATTTCATTATCAGCTGGAATTTTTATTGCTCATTGGTTTGCAGGACTCTCATGGCAAGTTGCAGGAATATATAGCGCCATCGTTCTAGCTACTGGGCCAACAGTTGTCTCTCCATTAGTGGAACAAATAAAATTAGCTTCCCCTCTCTCGGAAGTTTTAAAAGCTGAGGGCTTGTTGCTCGAACCAATTGGTGCAGTGCTGGCATTACTTCTTTTAGAACTGACTTTAGGGGACCTACGCGGGATTAACGATGTATTTATAGCATTAATGCAAAGATTAGGGGGAGGAGTCTTAATTGGATTAAGTGCAGGATGGTTACTATCAGAAATTTTAAAAAAAATAAAAAATGAAGCCTCATTTGGTATAGAGCTTCAAGTTACCCTTGGATTTATTTTCCTTGTGTATGGAATTTGCGAATATTTTTTACCAGAATCAGGTTTGCCGGCCTCTGTCGCGGCAGGTTTTATTGTAGGTAAAAGAGAAGTTATAGATAAGGAGAGATTGGATAATCTAATAGGTGAATTAGCTCAA encodes the following:
- the tsaD gene encoding tRNA (adenosine(37)-N6)-threonylcarbamoyltransferase complex transferase subunit TsaD; this translates as MHKVLAIETSCDETSVSIVSNTGDTFRIHSNIIASQIEDHSKWGGVVPELAARKHLELLPFVLDKALEESKIKIEEVDYIASTVAPGLVGCLRVGSITARSLCMLHSKPFLGIHHLEGHLSSILFSENYPKKSFLTLLVSGGHTELIKVDDRMGMQRLGKSFDDAAGEAFDKVGRLLGLSYPGGPAIEKIAKNGDPMKFNLPKCRISDKKGGFLKYDFSFSGLKTAVLRLVEKINLDGKAVPVPDIAASFERVVAEVLVERTIRCAKDHCLDNIVVVGGVAANNTLRKMMISEASKKSIKVHLAPLNLCTDNAAMIGAAALFRIKFKDHLSSLKLGVAGRLSIEQTNTLYEENPPF
- a CDS encoding high light inducible protein, whose amino-acid sequence is MNKQPKIEIKETKNFVDKNELNLWKRGFTPQAEIWNGRMATVGIGVIFIILALISQFS
- a CDS encoding cation:proton antiporter; translation: MTPERLGLLWGITVFAGACARLFSSFTGFPSVVILLLSGLFIGRSGLGLVEPLDLGQGLETIVGLLVCLVLFEGGLNLKLPEGNIRNTVLKISLVRLFISLSAGIFIAHWFAGLSWQVAGIYSAIVLATGPTVVSPLVEQIKLASPLSEVLKAEGLLLEPIGAVLALLLLELTLGDLRGINDVFIALMQRLGGGVLIGLSAGWLLSEILKKIKNEASFGIELQVTLGFIFLVYGICEYFLPESGLPASVAAGFIVGKREVIDKERLDNLIGELAQLAITVLFPLLAADVSWGELSPLGWGGFVCVFMLMVIVRPISISIATIGRELNLKEKIFLAWLAPRGIVTAAVASLFSIRLEQAGILGAGRLQGLVFLTILMTVGIQGLSAKPLANRLELGKKNNLG